Proteins encoded in a region of the Acipenser ruthenus chromosome 11, fAciRut3.2 maternal haplotype, whole genome shotgun sequence genome:
- the LOC117426602 gene encoding N-acetyllactosaminide beta-1,3-N-acetylglucosaminyltransferase 4-like produces MTFFRSKWFFVAARCIILCALLFVCIVFVRKDFKPSTASSKSAFVIAKPTFWKYRSNKIQTETVKPPKPTFKCVSNVSDAEIPKDYPELHRLFLKYKSCRTFPTLLEPKRCDGDLHLLLAVKSTAINVDRRAAIRSTWGKEGLIKGKKTKLVFLLGQSEDRVKSQPLQQLLAYENREFGDILQWGFVDNFFNLTLKEVNFLSWFTRKCSSAEFVFKGDDDVFVNTGNIVEYLSDFSPKENLFVGDVLLNARPIRDTKVKYFIPQKMYSQKLYPPYAGGGGYVMSRETVIGLEDTAQEIDLFPIDDVYMGMCLKKMNVTLSVHPGFKTFGIPHPINPFDPCIYKELMIVHKLNPTEMWIMWALVNDHSMKCSRSPK; encoded by the coding sequence ATGACTTTCTTCAGATCAAAATGGTTCTTTGTGGCTGCAAGGTGTATCATCCTGTGTGCTTTGCTGTTCGTTTGCATTGTGTTTGTGAGGAAAGACTTCAAACCCTCGACAGCGTCTTCAAAATCTGCTTTTGTTATTGCGAAACCAACCTTCTGGAAATACAGATCCAACAAGATCCAAACTGAAACCGTCAAACCCCCGAAACCGACTTTTAAATGCGTTTCAAACGTGAGCGATGCAGAAATACCTAAAGACTATCCAGAACTGCATCGTTTGTTCCTAAAATATAAGAGCTGCCGGACATTCCCAACCCTCCTAGAGCCCAAGAGATGTGATGGGGACCTCCACTTGCTGCTGGCTGTTAAGTCCACTGCTATCAATGTAGACAGAAGAGCCGCCATAAGAAGCACCTGGGGCAAAGAGGGGCTCATCAAAGGGAAGAAAACCAAGCTGGTGTTTCTTCTGGGCCAGTCCGAGGACAGGGTTAAATCCCAGCCCCTTCAACAGCTCCTGGCCTATGAAAACAGAGAGTTTGGGGACATACTTCAGTGGGGCTTTGTGGACAACTTCTTCAATCTGACCCTTAAAGAAGTCAATTTCCTGTCCTGGTTCACCAGGAAGTGCAGTAGCGCTGAATTTGTCTTCAAGGGGGACGACGATGTCTTTGTGAACACAGGCAACATAGTGGAGTACCTCAGTGATTTCAGTCCCAAGGAAAATCTTTTCGTGGGAGACGTCCTTCTTAATGCTCGCCCCATCAGGGACACGAAAGTGAAGTACTTCATTCCGCAGAAGATGTACAGCCAGAAACTCTACCCGCCCTACGCTGGTGGCGGAGGCTACGTGATGTCTCGAGAGACGGTGATTGGGTTGGAAGACACAGCACAGGAAATCGATCTTTTCCCAATCGATGACGTCTACATGGGAATGTGCCTTAAGAAAATGAATGTGACGTTATCCGTTCATCCGGGGTTCAAGACCTTCGGGATCCCGCATCCAATCAACCCCTTCGATCCGTGCATTTACAAAGAGCTCATGATAGTGCACAAACTGAACCCCACGGAGATGTGGATCATGTGGGCTTTAGTGAACGACCACAGCATGAAATGCTCTAGGTCTCCAAAGTGA